GCTGTGAACTTATTCGCTCGGGGGGCATTCACCAACACAGAGATGCCTGGATAGCCTCACTGCAACAGCGATTTTTGACCATGGCAGAGTCCCTCGATTTGGAGGCCAAAAGTCGGGGGCTCAACGGCCGCCTGACACTGCCAGAAGGTTTCAGGGCCAGTAATGTAATAGCGGCGCTTGCCGCCAAAGGCATACTGGCCCGCAGCCTCGCCGACTTTGGCGGACCGGCAAACGGGATCAGATTCAGCCTGGGTCGTATTCCACGGGGCGAAGAAGATGAGGTATTCGACAGGATACAAAGCACCCTGACCGACGTCCTCAATCAGGGCATTGCCGTGGTTTAAATGTACACCCCATGCAATGGCTGCGGACAAAGCCATTGTGAGGCAACAATTGCTTTCAATTGTCTCTCCCGGCGGTGCTGGCAGTTGCGGGCTCAGTCACCTAGGATCGGAGATTCGCCGCGGCTGGGGAGCCGCCGCACATAGCTTTATCGCCTGATTATTCATTTTCACCACGAGAGGTAACAGTGGGTTCACCGACAGAAGCGCAAGCACGCACATCAGGGCTCAACCGGGCCTTTTTAATTCCCTTGCTGGCCGCCATTGTGGCCATTACGCCGCTGGCCATTGATATGTATTTGCCGGCGATGTCGGTCATTGCGCTGAGTCTGGGCTCGGATGTTACCCATGTGCAGCAGAGTCTCAGTGTGTACCTTGCCGGATACGCCTGTGGCTTGTTGCTTTTTGGCCCAATGGCAGACAGATACGGCCGCCGTCCGCTGGTGCTGTTTGGTCTTACCGGTTTTGGGATTTGCAGCTTGCTCCTGTCCCATGTCAGCACACCCGACGCCTTTTTTGGGCTGCGTTTTGTGCAGGCCATGATAGGCTCGGCCGCCACTGTGGTGGTACCCGGCTATGTAAAAATTCTCTATGGGGACAATACGGCCAAGGGCATGTCCTATGTGAGCCTTATTATGATGCTGGCGCCCTTGATTGCCCCCAGTATCGGCAGCTTTATTCTTGGCTTCAGCCATTGGGAGATGATTTTCTATGTTCTCTCGGGCTATGCGCTGCTTGCGCTGACGTTGGTATATTTCGGCTTACAAATTCCTGAGGTAAAAACCGAAAAGCATCAAAGACCCGGTTTTATTGAAGCCTATCGCACCGTACTGACCCGCGCCGGAGTGAAGGGTTTTATCGCCAGCGGCGTACTCACCTCCTTCGCGTTTTTCTGCTACCTCACCGCCTCTCCCTTTGTGTTTATGGAGGTTTACGGGCTGGACAGTCAGCATTTTGCCATGGTGTTTGCATCAAATGTGGGCGCCCTGATGCTCGCCAATATTCTCAACTCCCGGATTGTGGGTCGTTTCGGCTCGCTGCGGCTACTTAGAGCCTCGACCCTGTGCGGTCTGGTATTCGCCCTGCTGCTGTGCGCCGCTAACACCATTGAACTGGGGCTGTATGGTACTCTGCTGACGCTGGTCCCCTTGATGGCTTGCCTCGGCATTATGTCGGTGAATGCTGACGCTATTGTGCTGCTCAAGTTTCAGCGGGAAACCGGCACTGCAACCGCCGTGATAGGCACCCTCAGATTTGGGATTGGTGCATTGGCCGGGCCTTTGCTGGCTGCATTTTACACAGGCACTGCCCTGCCATTTTCGGCACTGATGTTGTTTGCCGTACTGCTGGCCGGTGCCTGTCAGCACCTCGCCAGACGCACCTCGATTGAATAATCTGCAATTGCTTGCTTTCAGGCCAAATCCCGTACATCCGGCCTGAAAGCGATTTATTTACCTTATAATTCATTACTTTATAAACAAAATGCTTACACATCCCCGCACGCTAACGCCCGTCCTCTTTCCCCGCTGATGTTGAATTTTCTTTAAGTTCGTTGTTTTTTTTGAATTCAGGCTTGAATTTAACCAATCTTTTTTGAAAGATGGACGTCTGTCCGTCTGTGACAGTTGCCCAGCCCGCTTCACCCAAGTGAGCGTTTCTTACCGGAATCCGGGCAATTGAGCGAGTTTCTGGTACCCCAGGAGCTTGGTTTTAGAGCGATTACCGTCGCTGTAACAAGTACTGTTTACCGTAACGGTATCTTTTTGAGGATGCACGAATGGAAAAGCTTTCCGGCGCCAGCATGATTGTTCGATCCCTTATCGATGAAGGCGTAAAACACATTTTCGGTTATCCAGGTGGTTCTGTACTGGATATCTACGATGCCCTCCATGAAAGTTCAAATATAGAGCACATTCTGGTTCGCCATGAACAGGCCGCGGTACACATGGCCGACGGCTATGCCCGTGCCACAGGTGATGTGGGCGTAGTACTGGTAACCTCAGGCCCCGGCGCCACCAACGCCATCACAGGCATTGCCACGGCGTATATGGACTCGGTCCCGCTGGTTATCCTGTCCGGCCAGGTGCCTTCCAGTCTGATTGGCAACGATGCCTTTCAAGAATGCGACATGATTGGCATCTCAAGACCCATAGTGAAACACTCGTTTTTGGTAAAAGACCCCACTGAAATACCCGAAACCATTAAAAAAGCCTTTTACATTGCCGCTACCGGCCGCCCAGGCCCTGTGGTTGTGGACTTGCCCAAAGACACCCTGAACCCGGCGCTCAAGTTCGACTATGAGTACCCGTCAGAAGTGAAAATGCGCTCTTACAACCCCACGGTGACAGGTCATAAAGGCCAAATCCGCCGGGGTTTGCAGGCCCTCCTCAATGCCAAAAAACCGGTACTGTATGTGGGCGGCGGCGCTATTATCTCAAGCTGCGACAAGCAAATTCTGGCACTGTCTGAGCGTTTGAATATTCCAGTGGTCAACACCCTGATGGGCCTTGGCGCCTTTCCCGGCACCCACCCCAACAACATAGGTATGCTGGGCATGCATGGCACCTATGAAGCCAACATGACCATGCATAACAGTGATCTGATTTTTGGTATTGGGGTACGTTTTGATGACCGAACCACCAATAACGTGCAGAAATACTGCCCCAACGCCACAGTGCTGCATATCGATATCGACCCTTCATCCATCTCCAAGACGGTACAGGCTCACATCCCCATCGTAGGCAGCGCCGACAAGGTACTGG
This portion of the Shewanella amazonensis SB2B genome encodes:
- a CDS encoding acetolactate synthase 3 large subunit, with translation MEKLSGASMIVRSLIDEGVKHIFGYPGGSVLDIYDALHESSNIEHILVRHEQAAVHMADGYARATGDVGVVLVTSGPGATNAITGIATAYMDSVPLVILSGQVPSSLIGNDAFQECDMIGISRPIVKHSFLVKDPTEIPETIKKAFYIAATGRPGPVVVDLPKDTLNPALKFDYEYPSEVKMRSYNPTVTGHKGQIRRGLQALLNAKKPVLYVGGGAIISSCDKQILALSERLNIPVVNTLMGLGAFPGTHPNNIGMLGMHGTYEANMTMHNSDLIFGIGVRFDDRTTNNVQKYCPNATVLHIDIDPSSISKTVQAHIPIVGSADKVLDEMLSLLDGDTEMRNDEGAIDCWWNDINQWRSRKCLAYETNSEKIKPQQVIETLYRLTKGDAYVSSDVGQHQMFAALYYPFDKPRRWINSGGLGTMGFGLPAAMGVKMAMPDETVVCVTGDGSIQMNIQELSTALQYDVPVKIINLNNRFLGMVKQWQDMIYSGRHSHSYMDSVPDFAKIAEAYGHVGITISRPEELEPKLAEALSMTDRLVFVDINVDETEHVYPMQIRGGAMNDMWLSKTERS
- a CDS encoding multidrug effflux MFS transporter — translated: MGSPTEAQARTSGLNRAFLIPLLAAIVAITPLAIDMYLPAMSVIALSLGSDVTHVQQSLSVYLAGYACGLLLFGPMADRYGRRPLVLFGLTGFGICSLLLSHVSTPDAFFGLRFVQAMIGSAATVVVPGYVKILYGDNTAKGMSYVSLIMMLAPLIAPSIGSFILGFSHWEMIFYVLSGYALLALTLVYFGLQIPEVKTEKHQRPGFIEAYRTVLTRAGVKGFIASGVLTSFAFFCYLTASPFVFMEVYGLDSQHFAMVFASNVGALMLANILNSRIVGRFGSLRLLRASTLCGLVFALLLCAANTIELGLYGTLLTLVPLMACLGIMSVNADAIVLLKFQRETGTATAVIGTLRFGIGALAGPLLAAFYTGTALPFSALMLFAVLLAGACQHLARRTSIE